Below is a window of Candidozyma auris chromosome 3, complete sequence DNA.
TCTGCTGGCACATTGCATGTCTCGGCAGAGTACAAGCACTGGGCAGCGAAAGCCTCGTTGATCTCGAAAACGTCAACGTCGTTCACGGTCAAACCggccttcttcaacacggTTGGGATGGCCACGGCTGGACCAATACCCATGATCTCTGGTGGAACACCAACAGCAGAGCAGAGCACGAACTTACCCTGAATAGGGTAGCCCTTGGCCTCGGCCACCgatcttctcatcaacaacacGGCGGCAGCACCATCGGAAACCTGCGAGGCGTTACCGGCGTGGGTGGTACCGTCAGACTTGAAGGCtggcttcaacttggccaacgaCTGGGCAGTGACACCTTTCTTGGACCCTCGTCGGTGTCAACgacaatcttcttctcggtCTCGCCAccctcttcatcgtcatcgtcgtcctcTAAGGATAGCCTCAATGGGCAAGATCTCAGACTTGAACTTGCCGCTCGAAACAGCCTGCTCGGCCTTTCTGTATGACTCGGCAGCGAAAGCATCCTGTCTCTCTCTGCTGATCTTGTACTTGTCAGCAACGTTCTCGTTGGTAATACCCATAGGAATCAAACACTTGGCCATCTCCTCGTTCTCCTGCAAAGCAGGGTCCACCTTGGGGATGGCTTCAGCACCGTAGCCCTTGGTCATCGACTCGACACCGGCAGCAATACCAACGTCAATCTCACCAcacttgatcttgttggcAATCTCAGAGATGGCCATCAAACCAGAAGAACACTGTCTGTTCAAGGCAATGAAAGCAGAGGTGTTTGGAATACCAGCAGCCAAGCAGGCACCTCTGTGCTCAGAAGCACCAGCAGCTCTGTTCAAAACGTTACCACAGGCAACGTCCTCGATCAAGTTAGGGTCAACACCggtcttcttgaggaaaGCTTCAAGgaacttggacaagatgTAGTCGGAACCAACGTCTCTGAAGGAACCTCTGCCACCTTTGGTCATGGCGGTTCTGTAAGCACCGACAATGACAACGTCGTCAGGGTTCTTCTCGAGAATCGACTGTTTGGAGGAAGGGCTCAACTGGCCGGCCAACTGGTTCAATCTGTCCATATTGATATAAAAGGGGTTTagttaaaaaaaaaaagtggtaGTAAGAACTAAAAAATTAAGGAATCCGCTCGCCTTTATACCCTTGTCACATTCACCAGGGTCAGGGCCACTCCGCATTTTGGGGCTCGGAGTGCATATGCTCGCCACTTGTAC
It encodes the following:
- a CDS encoding 3-ketoacyl-CoA thiolase A, yielding MRRSVAEAKGYPIQGKFVLCSAVGVPPEIMGIGPAVAIPTVLKKAGLTVNDVDVFEINEAFAAQCLYSAETCNVPAEKLNLNGGAIALGHPLGCTGARQYATILPLLKPGQIGLTSMCIGTGMGAASLLVRVSIYLLRKPRKLMKMLPRC
- a CDS encoding acetyl-CoA C-acyltransferase, translated to MDRLNQLAGQLSPSSKQSILEKNPDDVVIVGAYRTAMTKGGRGSFRDVGSDYILSKFLEAFLKKTGVDPNLIEDVACGNVLNRAAGASEHRGACLAAGIPNTSAFIALNRQCSSGLMAISEIANKIKCGEIDVGIAAGVESMTKGYGAEAIPKVDPALQENEEMAKCLIPMGITNENVADKYKISRERQDAFAAESYRKAEQAVSSGKFKSEILPIEAILRGRR